The following coding sequences lie in one Cannabis sativa cultivar Pink pepper isolate KNU-18-1 chromosome 5, ASM2916894v1, whole genome shotgun sequence genomic window:
- the LOC115715723 gene encoding 33 kDa ribonucleoprotein, chloroplastic encodes MASSLRPIFSAATTCSPIERQLPLTPLSFPNNTQSHHSHISVSCFRRPCTFPLTQTPNSLKTKRFINNFDLHFSSTAQHQALESSPVSGSKKSQELESDTEEDVYKDRLRADNVPWDYTPEDVLALFKKYGTVVDVEVSRPNKTQNSGRALVTMGSPEEALVALNNLQSYEVEGGFLKVDYCRRSKYKVGTSKQPTLEVTYDLFVANLSFEATDKDLRDFFTSEGHSVVSTEVVFSENPRRSLGYGFVSFKSKNDADAALTSVQGKMLMGRPIRGKRRKPFVRVREPATESAESDNTRRS; translated from the exons ATGGCTTCATCACTCCGTCCTATTTTCTCCGCAGCTACGACATGTTCTCCCATAGAACGACAACTCCCTTTGACCCCACTTTCATTCCCCAACAACACTCAATCCCACCATTCCCATATCTCCGTTTCTTGCTTTCGTAGGCCTTGTACATTTCCACTCACCCAAACTCCAAACTCTCTTAAGACCAAAAGATTCATTAACAATTTCGATCTCCATTTCTCTTCCACTGCCCAACACCAAGCTCTCGAGTCTTCCCCGGTGAGTGGTTCGAAAAAAAGCCAAGAACTTGAGTCAGACACTGAGGAGGATGTTTATAAAGACAGATTGCGTGCTGATAACGTGCCTTGGGATTACACTCCTGAAGATGTTCTTGCTCTATTCAAGAAGTATGGGACTGTTGTAGATGTTGAG GTTTCTAGGCCTAACAAGACACAAAACAGTGGCCGGGCACTTGTTACAATGGGTTCACCAGAAGAAGCTCTTGTGGCTCTCAATAATCTGCAATCGTAT GAAGTGGAGGGTGGATTCTTAAAAGTTGATTATTGCAGACGAAGTAAGTATAAAGTTGGCACTTCTAAGCAGCCTACGCTAGAAGTGACATACGATTTGTTTGTTGCGAATTTGTCATTTGAAGCTACAGATAAAGATCTCAGAGACTTCTTTACCTCTGAGGGTCATAGTGTAGTTTCTACAGAAGTTGTATTCAGTGAAAATCCAAGAAGATCTTTGGGATATGGATTTGTGTCCTTCAAATCCAAGAATGATGCCGATGCAGCTCTAACTTCTGTTCAAGGAAAG ATGTTAATGGGAAGACCGATTCGAGGCAAACGCAGGAAACCATTTGTTAGAGTCAGAGAACCAGCCACAGAGAGTGCAGAGTCTGACAATACTCGCCGGAGTTGA